The DNA window ACATTCCGTGTGGCGCGTGTGCCAGTTCAATAAGTCTACTCGCGACACTCGCTGCCTTACGCGAGTCGGGAGTCGTTCCACGCCAACCGCTCTACGTATGGATTTTGTCCGCTGATATATCAGACCTTGCACGAAGCTACGCAAGTATTTTAATGGACAAAGTCCGAGATTCGCTGGAGAAACAGGGGATTCATGTCCACCAGAGATTTGAATCGTGGGACGTTCAAGATTCTCTGTCAAATACTGCCTTAATTGATGCTTGGATTCGCTGGATAGATGATTGCGACGAGCGATTCGTTCTAGTCACCAATTTCTCCGATTTTCTCGGCGACGACACTCGCTTCAAAAGGGCAGAAGAACGTCTGGGTGAAGTATTTCGCTGGGCGTCCATGCGGCAGGCCAAGGTACTATGGGTCGAACCACAAACCACAAAGGCTTCTAGGTTCTTGGATAAGCTGATCTCTTGGTTTCAGAATAAGGTTCCGCGCCTCATTAGGAAAGATATCAGTACCCATGCAGACGGGGCGCTACAAACAAAGGTGAACTATATGCACCCCATCACTAAGCTCGGAACTACACGCGTGCGTTCCAGCGTAATTCGATTAGAAGTTGGTGAAAATTGAAAGGCGCTCCAGAGACACTCGCCGCGCGCGCCGTAAATCAATATCGCAGACGGGATATTATTGGGTTCCTCGGGGCTCGAATTTATCTTGATCCGTGCTGCTCTCGCCGTGACATTTGGGCCACTGATGTCGCATCCACGCTTTCCGGACGAGAGTCGAAAGCCAATTACCACACGTCATATCACTTCAAAGAACACGACGAAGAAAGCCGCGGATTTCGTTATCGGGTACTCCATATACCTAGCCCCAATGAGATTCTTGCGGAGACAGCACTCCTATGGACATGTGCGGAGGCCGAAGGTGCATTCGGGAATTCCCCGTCAGTATACAGCTACCAACTCGCCCGAGGAAACGATCGGCGGGGCATTTTCGTTCCCTACTTTGAGGGATTTCGTCAGCGACATGCGGAAATTGCCCGCATGGCACGTTCCCTCAAGAATGGCATTGTCGTATATACCGATATAAGAAAGTTTTACCCGTCTATTCCTGCCGAAACCGCGAGACAGGCATGGCATGATACAGCGAAGTCGTGTCAGCTCCCGGGCCTAGCTGAGCGTCTTGGTCAGCGATTGCTCGACAACCATAGCGCTGTAGAGGACTCGAACGCACATGGTATCTTAACCGGGCCGATGTTTTCTCATGTTGTAGGAAATCTCGTCCTAAGAAACATCGATTCTGAAATGCGCCAGATACTGCCGGACGGATACTTTCGGTATGTAGATGATTTCGCATTGGTTGGAAAACGTCGAGCAGTGATCGATGCGGAAAAGCGCTTAGCTGATCTGCTCGATGATATCGGATTGAGCGTAAACAGAGACAAGAGGCTTGAGGTATCCACCCGTGATTGGCTGGTCGGTGCGGATGACTTTATGAATGAGCATCATCCAGTTTCCTGGATGACCTTTGTCGGAGGAATGAAGCAACTACTGATTACTAAACCGGCATTGGCGAAAACCCTGAAAGACAATCTCGAAGTCAACGGTTTTCGCATTTCTCCGTTGAACTATTCAGACGCGGTTCGAGAGAGAAGATTTATTCGACGGTTTTATGAGCTTCATCTGAAGCGCTGGTACCAGTCTATTCTGCGCAACCTGAATCCTCACGACCTTATAGTAGAAGCCATTGAACTCAGATCGCGTTATGAAGGCGATTTTGAGACAGCGATTAATGGATCCGATACCTTAGAGGGCTTTGAGCGAAAACGCCGGATCCACCGCCTACGCCGCCTATGCAGTCGACTCATCTACTTGGCGTCGCCGAAGAAGCTCAGACACATTGCGACATCACTCGCGGCGCTGCCTGAAATGGCACTCTACTCCGCCGTGTTTGATGCGCTTGACAGAAGGGACATTAGCAACTTGCTTCCATATGGAGCCAATGCGGCTCACTCGGTCGCCCAGGCATTGTTATCGTCGCGTCCGCCGTTGAAGTGTACGTTGGACGACTGGACGGATGCCTCTCGCCAAGCGCGGGCCGTTTTCGTCGCACACGGTTTTTCGATTGATGGAAGTTCACCTGTCGACGCCAGTGAAATGGAGCAATTCTGCGCATGGAAAGGACATTCAATAACGGGACCCGGACCGTCGTCTACTTACTTTGGTGAACTGATTACCCTTCATGGTTTCGGAGAGTGCCGAAGGCATGACGAGCTTCTTGCGCACGCCTATGACATCGACGATGAGGTCGTCCTCGATATGGGGACATTGCTTGAACAGTCTTACTGAACCGACATTTGGAAAGCGAATGATTTCTGTTTTCGACCATTCGACTACGACCTTCGAAAGCCTGGCGCGACTGACCGGTGAGAACAAGTGTATTTTGAGAGCGAAGTTTTTCAAAAGCAAGCGTTTAGCCGCATGCCAGGCCGCCCGATCGACGCCATTTGTCCTTAATTTGCTATTACGCCTTCCCGCCAACGCAAAAGGCGATCCCCGCAAATTCGAGGATCGCCTTTATTTTCAATGGTGGGCGAGGCGGGAATCGAACCCGCACGCGCTTGCGCGCAACGGATTTTAAGTCCGTCGTGTCTGCCGATTTCACCACTCGCCCGGGATGAACCCCGCAGACGCCGGTAAAATCCTTCGATTTCCCAGCGTCGAGGGGGTTGCGCGCGGACTATAGCGCAGGCCCCGCCACCGGCGCAACTGCGGGGCGCCTGCGTTGATTCCGGGGCCGGGGCCTCCGCCGCAAGACCCGCCGCCACCATTCGGCGCCAACGCCTCCCGGCCCCGCAATTTACGGCTTTTCCTTCAATTCCGGCAAATCGACGCCCGGTACGCCGTTCGATTTCCGGACAGCGCCCGCGCCAGCCCGAATTGTTACTTTTTTGCTAGGCATTCCGGAACTTCTGTGGCAGAATGGGGATGTACTTGATAGCGGGACTGCGGGACGGGCGCCTGGTTAGAGGGCCTTTGTGTATGCATGAGAAGTTTCGAGAATCCTGGAAAGCCGCCTCCTATGTCGGAGCCGGACTTATGGGGGACTTCCCCGGGCGCGAGATGGAAATCTCCTACCAATACCGCGACCACGTCGAACAGACCGTGTGCCACGTCAAGGACGCGGGGCGCGTTATTGAGCAGTATTGCAAAAAATTCCCCCTCGCCACGGTCTACTACCATGGATCGGAGGGGTACGAGTTCCTCGCGCAGGTCCGCTGCCACTGCGGCCACGAGAAATCCCGCGGCTGCTGCCGCGACGGCAACCACCACCGCGCGAAGATTCTCGTGAGCCTCGTTCCGGTGGCGCAGGATGCCGGGGCGCAGGCGCTGGACGGCTGATCGTCCCATCCGGGTGCGGTTGCATTGCCGGCGGCGGGGCGTTAAGCTCATCCCCATCGCGCGGGATGGGCCGGCGGGCGTTCGTCGGGCCGGACCCCGGCGCAGGGCAGGCGCACAGGAAAACCGATCCCGATGACCGAAAAAATCGTTAAGAGCGATACCGAGTGGCAGTCCCAATTGACCCCGGAGCAGTACCGCGTCACCCGCCTCAAGGGCACCGAACGCGCCTTTACCGGGGCCTACTGCGACGAGAAGAGCGCGGGGGTGTACCAGTGCGCCTGCTGCGGGCAGCCCCTGTTTCACTCGGACCACAAGTTTGACTCCGGCACCGGCTGGCCCAGCTACTACCAGCCCGTTTCCGAGCAGGCCGTCGAGCGCGAGGAAGACACCAGCTTCGGCATGCGCCGCACCGAGGTCCATTGCAGCCGCTGCGACGGACACCTGGGCCATGTCTTCCCCGATGGCCCGGCTCCGACCGGCCTGCGCTACTGCATCAATTCGGCCTCGCTGGTGCTCGATCCCGAGTCCTGATCCCGGCGCTTGCGTTCCCCGCCGCCATCCCCTATGATGCCCGCACCGGGCCCCAGCCCCCCTCTACCAGGAGATCCGCACGTGAGTGAAATAAGCTTCCTCGATGGTGTCAACCGGTATTACGGCCTGGCCGAAAAGACCCTCGACCTCCCCCCGGGGCTCGGCGAGAAAATAAAACTCTGCACCTCCGTCTTCATGGTCCGCTTCCCCATCGGCTTCCGCGACGGCTACCGCGTCTTCACCGGCTGGCGTGTCGTCCACAGCGAGCACTACCTACCCGTCAAGGGCGGCATTCGCTACGCCCCCCAGGTGGACCAGGAGGAGGTCGAAGCCCTCGCCGCGCTGATGTCCTATAAATGCGCTATTGTGGATGTTCCTTTTGGCGGCGCCAAGGGCGCGCTGCGCATCAACCCCAAAGAATTCGACGCCAGCGCGATTGAGCGCATTACGCGCCGCTTCGCCCGGGAACTCGCGAAAAAGGGATACATCAGCCCCAGCCTCAACGTGCCCGCGCCGGACATCGGCACCGGCGAGCGCGAGATGGCCTGGATGGCCGACGAATACCGGCGCATGGACCCGACCGACATCAACGCGATAGCCTGCGTCACGGGAAAGCCCGTGAGCCAGGGCGGCATCGCCGGCCGAAGCGAAGCCACCGGCCGCGGCGTCCAGCTCGGCCTTCGCGAGTTTTTCCGCCATCCGGAAGACGTCAAGGAAGCCGGCCTCGAAGGGGGCCTCTCCGGAAAACGCATCATTATCCAGGGCCTCGGAAAGGTAGGCTACCCCGCCGCCAAACTCCTCCAGGAGGAGGACGACGCCCGCATCGTCGCCATACTTGAGCACAATAGCGCCCTCGTCAACCCCCAGGGCATCCACGTGGAAGCCGCCCACCGCTGGCTCCGCGAACACGGCTCCTTCGATGGCTTCGACGAGGGAACCGCGATGCCCGCCAATCCCGCCCTGCTCGAAGAGGAGTGCGACATCCTGATCCCCGCCGCCATGGAGGGACAGATCACCGCGGAAAACGCCGGGCGCATCAAGGCCCCCCTGATCGCGGAGGCCGCCAATGGCCCCATTACCTACCGCGCCCACGAAATCCTCCAGAAACACGGCAAGACCATCATCCCCGACATCTACCTGAACGCGGGCGGCGTCGTCGTCTCCTACTTCGAATGGATCAAGAACCTTTCCCACATCCGGCTCGGCCGTCTGGGCCGCCGAGCCGATGAGGCCCGCGGCGGGCACGTCGTCGCCGCGCTCGAGGAATTGACCGGCAAGGAAGTACCGGCCTACCTCGCCCGCCGCATCCGACACGGGGCCGACGAGCTCGATCTCGTGCGCTCCGGCCTCGACGACACCATGCGCGACGCCTACCAGCAAATTCGCGAGGTCTATCGCGTCCACGACGACATCCCCGATCTCCGAACCGCCGCCTATCGCCTCGCCATCGAGCGCATCGCCCGGGCGAACATGGAGATGGGCGTGTAACCCCACCGGTGTTTCGCGACCGGCCTGCCCCCTGGGCTACAATGCACCGGCGCGCGCTACGCCGCGCGCACCCCTTTCCCCCATATCGGCGCGATATCCCCGCGCCCGAAAGACCCGCGAATGAAAACCGAATTGCTCATGATCGGCACCGAACTCCTGCTCGGCCAGATACAAGACACCAACAGCACCTGGATCTCCCAGGTCCTCGCCGAACACGGCATCGACTGTTTCCAGAAAACCACCGTCGGCGACAACCGCGCGCGAATTCTCGGCGCGCTGGACGCCGGCCTCACCCGCAGCGATGTCATCCTCTGCAGCGGCGGCCTCGGCCCAACCGAAGACGACATCACCCGCGAGTCCATCGCCGCGCTGCTCGACCGCCCGCTCGTCTTCCGCCCGGAATTGTACGGCGCCATCCTCGAACGCTTCGCTGTCCTCCAGCGCGCCCCCACCGAGAACAACAAAAAGCAGGCGGCCCTCCCCGAAGGCGCCATCCCCATCGAAAACCCCCACGGCACCGCCCCGGGACTCATCGTGGAAGATCCGCGCGGCATCATCATCTGCATGCCCGGCGTCCCCCACGAACTCAAGCCCATGCTCGTCGAGCGCGTGCTCCCCTGGCTCAAGAAACGCTTCGGCATCGGAGGCGTGCTCTACTCGCGTGTACTCAAGGTCTGTGGCGTCGGCGAATCCCGCATCGACGCGGAAATCGGCGACCTCATGAACGCCCATTCCAACCCCACCATCGGCCTCCTCGCGTCGCCGGAGTTCGTGCGCATCCGCCTCACCGCAAAGGCCCCCACCGAGAACGAGGCCCGCGCCCTCATCGAGCCCGTCGCGCGCGCCGTGTACGATCGCCTGCCCGGACAGATCATGGGCGAGGGCGACGACACCCTCGAGGAAAAAACCGCCGGCCTGCTGCGCGATCGCGGCCACACCATTTCTGTTATAGAAACCTTCACTGGAGGTATGATAGCGCAGCGTTTGCTCCTCGCCGATCCTGCCCGCGTCACCGAGGGCGTCATCCTCGGACCCGGATCACGCGAGTACAATACCGAAAATTTCGTTGACCTCGGCCGCAATCATATGCTACGATCCGGGGCTATAGCTGCGTTGGTGTGCACGTACAGCGCGGTCGATGCGACCGCCCGGGTGTTCTTCATTACCCCCGGGGAGCACACTACTTGGGACCTGCCTGTGGCGGGTAGCGGTATACGCGCCCAGGTCCGACT is part of the Candidatus Hydrogenedentota bacterium genome and encodes:
- the msrB gene encoding peptide-methionine (R)-S-oxide reductase MsrB, coding for MTEKIVKSDTEWQSQLTPEQYRVTRLKGTERAFTGAYCDEKSAGVYQCACCGQPLFHSDHKFDSGTGWPSYYQPVSEQAVEREEDTSFGMRRTEVHCSRCDGHLGHVFPDGPAPTGLRYCINSASLVLDPES
- a CDS encoding RNA-directed DNA polymerase; amino-acid sequence: MARSLKNGIVVYTDIRKFYPSIPAETARQAWHDTAKSCQLPGLAERLGQRLLDNHSAVEDSNAHGILTGPMFSHVVGNLVLRNIDSEMRQILPDGYFRYVDDFALVGKRRAVIDAEKRLADLLDDIGLSVNRDKRLEVSTRDWLVGADDFMNEHHPVSWMTFVGGMKQLLITKPALAKTLKDNLEVNGFRISPLNYSDAVRERRFIRRFYELHLKRWYQSILRNLNPHDLIVEAIELRSRYEGDFETAINGSDTLEGFERKRRIHRLRRLCSRLIYLASPKKLRHIATSLAALPEMALYSAVFDALDRRDISNLLPYGANAAHSVAQALLSSRPPLKCTLDDWTDASRQARAVFVAHGFSIDGSSPVDASEMEQFCAWKGHSITGPGPSSTYFGELITLHGFGECRRHDELLAHAYDIDDEVVLDMGTLLEQSY
- a CDS encoding Glu/Leu/Phe/Val dehydrogenase encodes the protein MPAPGPSPPLPGDPHVSEISFLDGVNRYYGLAEKTLDLPPGLGEKIKLCTSVFMVRFPIGFRDGYRVFTGWRVVHSEHYLPVKGGIRYAPQVDQEEVEALAALMSYKCAIVDVPFGGAKGALRINPKEFDASAIERITRRFARELAKKGYISPSLNVPAPDIGTGEREMAWMADEYRRMDPTDINAIACVTGKPVSQGGIAGRSEATGRGVQLGLREFFRHPEDVKEAGLEGGLSGKRIIIQGLGKVGYPAAKLLQEEDDARIVAILEHNSALVNPQGIHVEAAHRWLREHGSFDGFDEGTAMPANPALLEEECDILIPAAMEGQITAENAGRIKAPLIAEAANGPITYRAHEILQKHGKTIIPDIYLNAGGVVVSYFEWIKNLSHIRLGRLGRRADEARGGHVVAALEELTGKEVPAYLARRIRHGADELDLVRSGLDDTMRDAYQQIREVYRVHDDIPDLRTAAYRLAIERIARANMEMGV
- a CDS encoding CinA family nicotinamide mononucleotide deamidase-related protein; its protein translation is MKTELLMIGTELLLGQIQDTNSTWISQVLAEHGIDCFQKTTVGDNRARILGALDAGLTRSDVILCSGGLGPTEDDITRESIAALLDRPLVFRPELYGAILERFAVLQRAPTENNKKQAALPEGAIPIENPHGTAPGLIVEDPRGIIICMPGVPHELKPMLVERVLPWLKKRFGIGGVLYSRVLKVCGVGESRIDAEIGDLMNAHSNPTIGLLASPEFVRIRLTAKAPTENEARALIEPVARAVYDRLPGQIMGEGDDTLEEKTAGLLRDRGHTISVIETFTGGMIAQRLLLADPARVTEGVILGPGSREYNTENFVDLGRNHMLRSGAIAALVCTYSAVDATARVFFITPGEHTTWDLPVAGSGIRAQVRLTVSILEQLRRHLILQ